Proteins from a genomic interval of Kitasatospora kifunensis:
- a CDS encoding styrene monooxygenase/indole monooxygenase family protein, translated as MRRIAVVGAGQAGLHLALGLLAAGYQVTLVAARTPQQVRGGRVLSTQAMFGPALRIERAAGLDLWADRAPAVRSVSAKLVAPPGVQALSYTMTLDEPAQSVDQRVKMAGWLELFGERGGRIEYRTVDRAGLQRIVEQHELTVVAAGGGELAELFVRHAQRSPQQQPQRTLCCLYAHGVASPTPAAEPRARMHAIPQAGELYLQPALTLSGRCDILLWEAVPGGPLDCFADRPGPVEQLARMRGLLRDYLPWEDELWAEAEPTDALGNLYGAVTPIVRYPVARLDGGCHALGIGDTVVINDPITGQGSNNATRAAARYLRAIIEHGDAAFTADWMRQTFDRHWYEEARHSVDFTTTMLAMPEHLQRVFGAAAEQPQVARRLANTYAEPSDYAAWLATPELVDAYLASL; from the coding sequence ATGCGCCGGATCGCCGTCGTCGGAGCGGGTCAGGCCGGCCTGCATCTCGCGTTGGGCCTGCTGGCGGCCGGGTACCAGGTCACCCTGGTCGCCGCGCGCACGCCGCAGCAGGTACGTGGCGGGCGGGTGCTGTCGACCCAGGCGATGTTCGGCCCCGCGCTGCGGATCGAGCGGGCGGCCGGCCTGGACCTCTGGGCGGACCGGGCCCCGGCGGTGCGCTCGGTCAGCGCCAAGCTCGTCGCTCCGCCCGGCGTCCAGGCGCTGTCGTACACCATGACCCTGGACGAGCCGGCGCAGTCGGTCGACCAGCGCGTGAAGATGGCAGGCTGGTTGGAGCTGTTCGGCGAGCGCGGCGGCCGGATCGAGTACCGCACGGTGGACCGCGCCGGTCTGCAACGGATCGTCGAGCAGCACGAGTTGACGGTGGTGGCGGCCGGCGGGGGCGAGCTCGCCGAGCTCTTCGTTCGGCACGCCCAGCGCTCCCCGCAGCAGCAGCCGCAGCGCACGCTCTGCTGTCTCTATGCGCACGGGGTGGCCTCCCCAACGCCTGCGGCCGAGCCCAGGGCGCGGATGCACGCGATCCCACAGGCCGGTGAGCTCTACCTGCAACCGGCCCTGACCCTCTCCGGCCGCTGCGACATCCTGCTCTGGGAGGCCGTGCCGGGCGGGCCGCTGGACTGCTTCGCCGACCGCCCCGGGCCGGTGGAGCAACTCGCCCGGATGCGCGGCCTGTTGCGCGACTACCTGCCCTGGGAGGACGAGCTGTGGGCCGAGGCCGAGCCAACCGACGCGCTCGGCAATCTCTACGGCGCGGTGACCCCGATCGTGCGCTACCCGGTGGCCCGGCTCGACGGGGGCTGCCACGCGCTCGGCATCGGTGACACGGTGGTGATCAACGACCCGATCACCGGCCAGGGTTCGAACAACGCGACGCGGGCGGCGGCACGCTACCTGCGCGCGATCATCGAGCACGGCGACGCCGCGTTCACCGCGGACTGGATGCGGCAGACCTTCGACCGGCACTGGTACGAAGAGGCTCGGCACAGCGTGGACTTCACCACCACGATGCTCGCCATGCCGGAGCACCTGCAGCGGGTCTTCGGCGCCGCCGCCGAGCAACCGCAGGTGGCCCGTCGACTGGCCAACACCTATGCGGAGCCGAGCGATTACGCGGCCTGGCTCGCCACGCCGGAGCTGGTGGACGCGTATCTGGCCTCGCTCTGA
- a CDS encoding DUF2079 domain-containing protein, with the protein MTSQTERPDLQTATTVPGPRTRPPVLPPVLRPVLRPVISRVASERGRTALLSLLCFAACFAIGLQQWTSVQLGGFDLGIFDQGVRGYAHFGLPLSTVKSVHHEFPPGFSILGDHFSPVLALLAPLYWIWNDPRSLLLGQALLFATGVPLIRRITAIAFAAAAEPARRRAKDLAALAYGLGWPLLVASRVGFHEVAFAVPLTLLMLERSMARRYGVAALAAVLICCTKEDLGLMVGAYGLALILRSRRVADLRGLRLGIGMLVGGPLASMVAIQWLIPAMGGQRGYYWNYQELGANAGDALSHVLRDPWLLVQGSFNETLKPLLVLWLFGTLLLLPLRSLTVLAALPLLVERILSTNPNHWSIARHYDSFVWPILLTASIEVLGRLYAQERHRKLAQRLGVATAAITVALAVPLGLYYLAVPSYWKAKPTEAAMLRAAKLIPNGATVEADNQVVPRLTARTHVVLVDQTPRGMDYVLIRPDERAFPFATSQEQAARVQLLLAHGYQQIWSQDGVVLLHRVGSEPIPGAALPGPGSTPIQDVVPPDVGHNLFRG; encoded by the coding sequence ATGACCTCCCAGACCGAGCGCCCCGACCTCCAGACGGCGACCACTGTCCCCGGGCCGCGCACCCGGCCGCCGGTGCTGCCGCCGGTGCTGCGGCCGGTGCTGCGGCCCGTGATCAGCAGGGTCGCCTCCGAGCGGGGCCGCACGGCGCTGCTGAGCCTGCTCTGCTTCGCCGCCTGCTTCGCGATCGGCCTGCAGCAGTGGACCTCGGTCCAGCTCGGCGGCTTCGACCTGGGGATCTTCGACCAGGGGGTGCGCGGCTACGCCCACTTCGGGCTGCCGCTGTCCACGGTCAAGAGCGTGCACCACGAGTTCCCGCCCGGCTTCTCGATACTGGGCGACCACTTCTCCCCGGTGCTCGCACTGCTCGCGCCGCTGTACTGGATCTGGAACGACCCGCGCTCGCTGCTGCTCGGCCAGGCCCTGCTCTTCGCCACCGGCGTGCCGCTGATCCGCCGGATCACCGCGATAGCCTTCGCGGCCGCCGCCGAGCCGGCCCGTCGGCGCGCCAAGGACCTCGCCGCGCTCGCGTACGGGCTGGGCTGGCCGCTGCTGGTCGCCTCCCGGGTCGGCTTCCACGAGGTCGCCTTCGCCGTGCCGCTGACCCTGCTGATGCTCGAGCGCTCGATGGCGCGCCGCTACGGCGTGGCCGCTCTCGCCGCGGTGCTGATCTGCTGCACCAAGGAGGACCTCGGCCTGATGGTCGGCGCCTACGGGCTGGCGCTGATCCTGCGCAGCCGGCGGGTGGCCGACCTGCGCGGCCTGCGGTTGGGGATCGGGATGCTGGTGGGCGGACCGCTGGCCTCGATGGTCGCGATCCAGTGGCTGATCCCCGCGATGGGCGGCCAGCGCGGCTACTACTGGAACTACCAGGAGCTGGGCGCCAACGCGGGCGACGCGCTCTCGCACGTGCTGCGCGACCCCTGGCTGCTGGTCCAGGGCTCGTTCAACGAGACGCTCAAGCCGCTGCTGGTGCTCTGGCTCTTCGGCACCCTGCTGCTGCTCCCGCTGCGCTCGCTGACCGTGCTGGCGGCCCTTCCGCTGCTCGTCGAGCGGATCCTGTCGACCAACCCCAACCACTGGTCGATCGCCCGGCACTACGACTCCTTCGTCTGGCCGATCCTGCTGACCGCCTCGATCGAGGTGCTGGGCCGGCTCTACGCCCAGGAGCGGCACCGCAAGCTCGCCCAGCGGCTCGGCGTCGCCACCGCGGCCATCACGGTCGCGCTCGCGGTGCCGCTCGGGCTGTACTACCTGGCGGTGCCCAGCTACTGGAAGGCCAAGCCGACCGAGGCCGCGATGCTGCGGGCCGCCAAGCTGATCCCGAACGGCGCCACGGTGGAGGCCGACAACCAGGTGGTGCCGCGGCTGACCGCCCGCACCCATGTGGTGCTGGTGGACCAGACGCCGCGCGGCATGGACTACGTGCTGATCCGACCCGACGAGCGGGCCTTCCCGTTCGCCACCTCCCAGGAGCAGGCCGCGCGGGTCCAGCTGCTGCTGGCCCACGGGTACCAGCAGATCTGGTCACAGGACGGCGTGGTGCTGCTGCACCGGGTCGGCAGCGAGCCGATCCCCGGGGCGGCGCTGCCCGGTCCCGGCAGCACGCCGATCCAGGACGTGGTGCCGCCGGACGTGGGGCACAACCTCTTCCGGGGCTAG
- a CDS encoding glycosyltransferase 87 family protein, giving the protein MGDRREPQQLARPRSALLGSNAMAAAAALISLGVFAILRHFQAFSMVDMLVYRAEGQAVVSGHDLYTMRVPVWDLAATYPPFAAMLFVPSTWFEISVLRALVTLLNVGLLGLTAWYSFTLAGWPRRRFRLAGTLLVAGFGVWLEPVFTTIQYGQVNLGIACLVLYDLTRPDQHRGKGIAIGIAAGIKLTPGLFAVYLLLTGRVRAAMVAGGTFLATALIGVVALPGASWGFWTKYVWDSSRVGITELVDDQSVRGAVARLLSKHDPGLLATAASGLSLVLGLTIAVLAARATREIRRAEAWGVVCTAITALLLSPISWTHHWIWCVPLLILLCAESAQELSRPRGLRRVRWRLMLLATALVFLSYAMWLVPQAGGLGVPWYWQLPSSVYPVTGVVVLAVMGRRLLRIHRPTLFGRTRGEFEPADLSAQDASLTRQI; this is encoded by the coding sequence GTGGGTGACCGCAGAGAGCCGCAGCAGCTCGCCCGGCCGCGCTCGGCCCTGCTCGGTTCCAACGCCATGGCGGCCGCCGCAGCACTGATCTCGCTGGGAGTCTTCGCCATCCTGCGGCACTTCCAGGCCTTCTCGATGGTCGACATGCTGGTCTACCGGGCCGAGGGCCAGGCCGTCGTCAGCGGTCACGACCTCTACACGATGCGGGTGCCGGTCTGGGACCTGGCCGCGACCTACCCGCCGTTCGCGGCGATGCTCTTCGTGCCGAGCACCTGGTTCGAGATCTCCGTGCTGCGGGCCTTGGTGACGCTCCTCAACGTCGGTCTGCTCGGGCTGACCGCCTGGTACTCCTTCACCTTGGCGGGCTGGCCGCGCCGGCGCTTCCGGCTGGCCGGGACCCTGCTGGTGGCCGGCTTCGGGGTCTGGCTCGAACCCGTCTTCACCACGATCCAGTACGGCCAGGTCAACCTGGGCATCGCCTGCCTGGTGCTGTACGACCTGACCCGCCCCGACCAGCACCGCGGCAAGGGCATCGCGATCGGCATCGCCGCGGGCATCAAGCTGACTCCGGGTCTCTTCGCGGTCTACCTGCTGCTCACCGGGCGGGTGCGGGCCGCGATGGTGGCCGGCGGCACCTTCCTGGCCACCGCGCTGATCGGCGTGGTCGCGCTGCCCGGCGCCTCCTGGGGCTTCTGGACCAAGTACGTCTGGGACTCCAGTCGGGTCGGCATCACCGAGCTGGTCGACGATCAGTCGGTGCGCGGGGCCGTGGCCCGGCTGCTCAGCAAGCACGACCCCGGCCTGCTCGCCACCGCGGCCAGCGGCCTCTCGCTGGTGCTGGGCCTGACCATCGCCGTGCTGGCCGCCCGCGCCACCCGGGAGATCCGGCGGGCCGAGGCGTGGGGCGTGGTCTGTACGGCGATCACCGCGCTGCTGCTGTCCCCGATCAGCTGGACTCACCACTGGATCTGGTGCGTGCCGCTGCTGATCCTGCTCTGCGCGGAGAGTGCGCAGGAGCTGAGCCGACCACGCGGCCTGCGCCGGGTGCGCTGGCGCTTGATGCTGCTCGCAACCGCCCTGGTCTTCCTCTCGTACGCGATGTGGCTGGTGCCGCAGGCTGGTGGGTTGGGCGTCCCGTGGTACTGGCAGCTACCCTCGTCGGTCTATCCGGTGACCGGGGTCGTGGTGCTGGCCGTGATGGGCCGCAGGCTGTTGCGGATCCATCGGCCGACGCTGTTTGGACGCACTCGCGGTGAGTTCGAGCCGGCCGACCTGAGCGCGCAGGACGCCTCCCTGACAAGGCAGATCTGA
- a CDS encoding cold-shock protein yields MANGTVKWFNAEKGFGFIEQEGGGPDVFAHYSNINANGFRELLEGQKVEFDVTQGQKGPQAENIRPL; encoded by the coding sequence ATGGCTAATGGCACTGTGAAGTGGTTCAACGCGGAGAAGGGCTTCGGCTTCATCGAGCAGGAGGGCGGCGGTCCTGACGTCTTCGCCCACTACTCGAACATCAACGCCAACGGCTTCCGCGAGCTGCTCGAGGGCCAGAAGGTCGAGTTCGACGTCACGCAGGGCCAGAAGGGCCCGCAGGCCGAGAACATTCGCCCGCTCTAG